In Blastopirellula sp. J2-11, a single genomic region encodes these proteins:
- a CDS encoding DUF1559 domain-containing protein: MLSRSSVRTNAGFTLVELLVVIAIIGVLIALLLPAVQQAREAARRSSCTNKMKQLGLALHNYHDTFGAFPYGCRSGSSFVSWHVPILPFIEQLNLYEQFDTTKSYGSSPNAALREVKVDAYFCPSGTEERADDNTDFYTAHYYGVMGPTGDIPGTTSSTYPEQPSENPSFGGFSKAGMWFMGEVRRLRDVVDGTSNTLFLGEMSWSDRNGKQTKYREWTRGGRDTSDGWMIPCKNVAFPINSDQVSIFNDMSFGSNHPGGCLFTLGDASVRFVPETVDFDSYLSTASMNGGEVFSLNN, encoded by the coding sequence ATGCTTTCTCGTTCCTCGGTTCGGACTAATGCCGGTTTTACGCTTGTAGAACTGCTAGTCGTGATCGCCATTATCGGAGTGCTGATTGCCCTCCTTTTGCCAGCTGTCCAGCAAGCGCGAGAAGCGGCTCGGCGAAGTTCATGCACCAACAAAATGAAGCAACTGGGACTCGCGCTGCACAACTATCACGATACATTCGGCGCGTTTCCTTACGGTTGCCGTTCTGGATCTTCCTTCGTGAGCTGGCATGTCCCCATTCTACCTTTTATCGAACAACTAAACCTGTACGAACAATTCGACACGACGAAATCGTACGGTTCGTCGCCGAATGCGGCACTGCGGGAAGTGAAGGTCGACGCCTATTTTTGCCCCAGCGGTACTGAAGAACGTGCCGATGACAACACCGATTTTTACACGGCGCATTACTATGGGGTGATGGGGCCGACGGGGGATATCCCCGGAACCACCAGTTCGACCTACCCGGAGCAGCCCTCCGAGAATCCCAGCTTTGGCGGTTTCTCAAAAGCCGGCATGTGGTTTATGGGGGAAGTCCGTCGACTTCGTGATGTGGTCGACGGGACCAGCAATACGCTGTTCCTGGGAGAAATGTCTTGGTCCGACCGTAACGGTAAGCAAACCAAATACCGCGAGTGGACCCGCGGCGGCAGAGATACCAGCGATGGTTGGATGATTCCCTGCAAGAATGTGGCGTTCCCGATCAACTCGGACCAAGTCAGCATCTTTAACGACATGAGCTTCGGCAGCAATCATCCTGGAGGTTGCCTCTTTACCCTGGGAGACGCCTCGGTTCGCTTTGTGCCTGAAACGGTGGACTTTGACTCCTATCTTTCCACCGCCAGCATGAACGGGGGAGAAGTCTTTTCACTGAATAACTAG
- a CDS encoding serine/threonine-protein kinase — protein sequence MWLKCPYCRSSMEVTNIAPGHYRPRCRNCQELFYIGVPSADASEEIVVKTLQEIRQEMRASLGISSKSRQSSHATAVDASATLPVATRLEEDEENQPTHATNGHASASNGEALQTFTSDEYSLAGVDDERDEANDEDEPLLSRPSYDLPAEADDIVPAPVKPDEFSETMPQRPTAHDGAMATLATAAVLPEDEEDAESATVDETMPASLAGYRLIRILGKGAMGAVYLARQKSLDREVAVKTIQAKWATNPVFISRFTREAYAAAQLTHHNIVQIYDMGEDEGVHFFSMELVNGQSLGALLKETGKLDRDVAVGYILQAARGLQFAHQRGIIHRDVKPDNLMVNAQGVVKVADLGLVKLPDVDEQSSAGVDKELLKRRSASSTIANMSMGTPAYMPPEQARDASSVDHRADIYSLGCTFYALLTGRPPFEGSTAMEVISKHLELPIVRPDAVAKHVPKQLADVTMRMVAKDPDQRASSLAEVIKKLEEYLGMGPTGTFSPGKQHVDMLEAGVTQFNSATAGPLRKSCFLATAGILVAVMLGSAVFGMGGLFVAALIMAATTPIAYLVISGVLSGDFLYRKLREFLFSSSLIDWLKYLGGAMLALLLLAATGTFVAAIGGMILAIAAAAAYHFIVDRTLHKQRQTAMEKIEQLLKSLRLRGLDEAEVRSFVVKYAGADWEEVFEELFGYQAKIHARDFLSRSGGSEKNRTFAAWRDPIVRYCDRRISAAKETRERRLLASIEAKRLQAEGATVEEAEAAADRAAQAIIDDAIHQRETAIDPDEAVSLDPRQAAAQRRSRMQQLMKETQTAQPNAPISVKNLLATPFALATGAPLRIVVGAALLFGCVAWLHQNNLLSGDLASAALDTKRTYDTLAVPMVTVAIANYVSTFAAGVAGLILVGSAFFGGWRLSLFTWPAAFVVLYGAGLGIPDVSEKLHAGFLAGVVGLTLFAIGMILFGDDVED from the coding sequence ATGTGGTTGAAATGTCCCTATTGCCGATCGTCGATGGAAGTGACGAACATCGCGCCGGGACACTATCGCCCTCGCTGCCGTAACTGCCAAGAACTCTTCTATATCGGCGTCCCCTCCGCAGATGCAAGCGAAGAAATCGTCGTCAAAACGCTGCAGGAAATCCGTCAAGAGATGCGCGCTTCGCTCGGCATCTCCAGCAAGAGTCGTCAATCAAGTCACGCGACGGCGGTTGACGCCTCGGCGACGTTGCCGGTGGCGACCCGCCTAGAAGAGGACGAAGAAAACCAACCCACCCACGCGACCAATGGTCATGCGTCGGCCAGCAACGGCGAAGCGCTGCAAACTTTCACTAGCGACGAATACTCGCTTGCCGGCGTCGACGACGAGCGGGACGAAGCGAACGATGAAGACGAACCGCTGCTCAGTCGCCCCAGCTACGACCTGCCCGCTGAGGCTGACGACATTGTTCCCGCGCCGGTCAAACCGGATGAATTTTCGGAGACGATGCCGCAACGTCCGACGGCGCATGATGGAGCGATGGCCACATTGGCGACCGCCGCCGTATTGCCCGAAGATGAAGAGGACGCTGAATCGGCGACTGTTGACGAAACGATGCCTGCTTCGTTGGCAGGCTATCGCTTGATTCGCATTCTAGGCAAAGGGGCGATGGGAGCAGTCTATCTCGCGCGGCAAAAGTCGCTCGATCGCGAGGTCGCCGTTAAAACCATCCAAGCCAAATGGGCGACCAATCCGGTCTTCATCTCCCGTTTTACGCGCGAAGCGTACGCCGCCGCCCAGCTCACCCATCACAACATCGTCCAGATCTATGACATGGGCGAAGACGAAGGAGTCCACTTTTTCAGCATGGAGTTGGTCAACGGCCAATCGTTGGGCGCCCTCCTCAAAGAAACCGGCAAACTCGACCGTGATGTCGCCGTCGGATACATCCTGCAAGCGGCCCGCGGTCTGCAGTTCGCCCATCAACGCGGCATCATCCATCGCGATGTAAAGCCCGACAATTTGATGGTCAACGCCCAAGGCGTGGTGAAAGTCGCCGACCTTGGATTGGTCAAACTTCCTGACGTCGACGAGCAATCTTCTGCCGGCGTTGACAAAGAACTTTTAAAACGCCGCAGCGCCAGTTCGACCATCGCCAACATGTCGATGGGAACGCCGGCCTACATGCCTCCTGAGCAAGCTCGCGACGCATCCAGCGTCGACCATCGCGCCGACATTTATTCTCTCGGCTGCACCTTCTATGCGCTGCTGACCGGTCGACCGCCGTTTGAAGGTTCGACCGCGATGGAGGTAATCTCCAAACACCTCGAACTGCCGATCGTACGTCCGGACGCCGTCGCCAAGCATGTGCCCAAACAGTTGGCCGACGTTACGATGCGGATGGTCGCCAAAGATCCCGATCAGCGCGCGTCGAGCCTGGCCGAAGTGATCAAGAAGCTGGAAGAGTATCTCGGCATGGGGCCAACCGGGACCTTCTCACCCGGCAAACAGCATGTCGACATGCTCGAAGCAGGGGTCACCCAGTTCAATTCGGCGACGGCTGGCCCCTTGCGGAAATCTTGCTTTTTGGCGACCGCCGGTATCCTGGTCGCCGTGATGCTCGGCAGCGCCGTCTTCGGCATGGGCGGCCTGTTTGTCGCGGCGCTCATAATGGCCGCTACGACGCCGATCGCTTATCTCGTGATTTCCGGCGTTCTCTCTGGCGACTTCCTGTATCGCAAGCTGCGTGAGTTCCTCTTCTCGTCGTCGCTCATCGATTGGCTGAAGTATCTTGGCGGCGCGATGCTGGCCTTACTGCTGTTGGCCGCGACCGGCACGTTTGTCGCCGCGATCGGCGGCATGATCCTGGCGATCGCCGCCGCGGCCGCCTATCACTTCATCGTCGACCGTACTTTGCACAAACAGCGGCAGACGGCGATGGAGAAGATCGAGCAACTGCTCAAGTCGCTGCGTCTGCGCGGGCTCGACGAAGCGGAAGTCCGTTCGTTCGTAGTCAAATATGCAGGCGCCGACTGGGAAGAAGTTTTTGAAGAACTCTTCGGCTATCAGGCCAAAATTCATGCCCGCGACTTTCTCAGTCGCAGCGGCGGATCAGAAAAGAATCGGACCTTCGCTGCGTGGCGCGATCCGATCGTGCGCTATTGCGATCGCCGCATCTCCGCCGCCAAAGAAACGCGGGAGCGGCGCCTTTTGGCCAGCATCGAAGCGAAACGCTTGCAGGCCGAAGGCGCGACCGTCGAAGAAGCCGAAGCCGCCGCCGATCGCGCCGCCCAGGCGATCATCGATGACGCGATCCATCAGCGTGAAACGGCGATCGATCCCGACGAGGCCGTCTCGCTTGATCCCCGCCAAGCGGCCGCCCAGCGCCGCAGCCGTATGCAGCAGTTGATGAAAGAAACGCAAACCGCTCAACCCAACGCGCCGATCTCGGTCAAAAACTTGCTCGCGACACCATTCGCGTTGGCAACCGGAGCGCCGCTGCGGATCGTCGTTGGCGCTGCGCTGCTGTTTGGCTGCGTCGCCTGGCTGCATCAAAACAATCTCCTAAGCGGAGATCTGGCCTCCGCCGCACTCGACACCAAGCGAACCTACGATACGCTCGCCGTGCCGATGGTCACCGTCGCGATCGCCAACTACGTCTCGACCTTCGCCGCCGGAGTCGCCGGACTGATCCTCGTCGGTTCCGCCTTCTTCGGCGGTTGGCGATTGAGTCTATTCACCTGGCCGGCGGCGTTTGTGGTCCTCTACGGAGCCGGCCTCGGCATCCCTGACGTCAGCGAAAAGCTGCACGCCGGCTTCCTCGCCGGCGTCGTCGGCCTCACCCTCTTCGCCATCGGCATGATCCTCTTCGGCGATGACGTTGAAGATTAG
- a CDS encoding FHA domain-containing protein has product MDSKPPGQSTLFGIGDEDDLLAEQRSIEVSRYRPTLRPPMAKLIVYDDGAETGDIFRIRKSSFVIGRTEGDLIIPHDSQISSRHLEIQRRERPGGFDWVLRDLGSTNGTFVRATQIIVKPNQVMMIGGKRFGQIPPRPGGDIGATLEGEKELLDVAQEGLDELVPCLQEINYDGAGKRHKLTKKEHWIGSDPVQCSILVNDPTVSPQHARIYQDKQGRWIIDDAKSLNGIWLRIKELNIGRGGYFHCGEQRFSLTVA; this is encoded by the coding sequence ATGGACTCGAAACCACCCGGACAATCCACCCTGTTTGGCATCGGCGACGAAGACGATCTTCTTGCCGAGCAGCGCAGCATCGAAGTTTCGCGTTATCGTCCGACGCTACGGCCGCCGATGGCCAAGCTGATCGTTTACGATGATGGGGCGGAAACCGGCGACATTTTTCGCATTCGCAAGTCCTCTTTTGTCATCGGGCGAACCGAAGGGGACCTCATCATCCCGCACGACAGCCAGATTTCTAGCCGGCATCTCGAAATTCAAAGGCGCGAACGCCCCGGCGGATTTGACTGGGTGCTGCGTGATTTGGGCTCCACCAACGGCACCTTTGTGCGCGCGACGCAGATCATCGTCAAACCAAATCAGGTGATGATGATCGGCGGCAAACGATTCGGCCAAATTCCGCCGCGACCAGGCGGCGACATCGGCGCCACGCTCGAAGGGGAAAAAGAACTGCTAGATGTGGCCCAGGAGGGGCTCGATGAGCTCGTTCCGTGCCTGCAAGAAATCAACTACGACGGCGCCGGCAAACGCCACAAGCTGACCAAGAAAGAACATTGGATCGGCAGCGATCCGGTGCAATGCTCAATTTTGGTCAATGATCCGACCGTCAGCCCGCAGCATGCCCGCATCTATCAAGACAAACAGGGGCGCTGGATAATTGATGACGCCAAATCGCTGAACGGCATTTGGCTGCGGATCAAAGAGCTGAATATCGGCCGCGGCGGCTATTTTCACTGCGGCGAACAACGCTTCTCGCTGACCGTCGCCTAG
- a CDS encoding NAD(P)/FAD-dependent oxidoreductase, with translation MDKAELTIIGGGAAGLMAAIWAARTNADRRIVVLDGAARLGAKILIAGGGRCNVTHHQVSADDFCGASRNAIKKVLARFPAAATVELFAELGVRLKREETGKLFPTTDRAQTVLDALINETRRLGVSILTKRRVTRLARQEDESLAVSGQWGEIVSPHVILATGGKSVPKTGSDGFGWELAKRLGHTLTPRIFPALVPLVAADDWRPKELSGVSLPAELSVHSATGKRLTTASGDLLFTHRGLSGPVVLDISRHYLNALEDDAAAQLRANWLPGEKSEDFDGQLQTLGAALVRKFLREKLPARLADLLLELAEIDFERSGDQLDRAARQRLVRLTTAMETPIVGNRGFAVSEATAGGVPLDQIQLKTMESRLSPGLFLCGEICDVDGRIGGFNFQWAWSSGHVAGVSA, from the coding sequence GTGGACAAAGCGGAACTGACAATCATCGGCGGAGGCGCCGCCGGACTGATGGCGGCGATTTGGGCGGCCCGCACCAATGCGGATCGCCGGATCGTGGTGCTGGATGGCGCGGCGCGGCTGGGAGCGAAAATCTTGATCGCCGGCGGCGGTCGCTGCAACGTGACGCATCACCAGGTTTCGGCCGACGACTTTTGCGGCGCTAGTCGTAATGCGATCAAAAAAGTGCTGGCTCGATTTCCGGCCGCAGCGACGGTCGAGTTGTTCGCCGAACTCGGCGTGCGATTAAAACGGGAAGAGACCGGCAAACTGTTTCCGACCACCGATCGCGCGCAAACGGTCTTGGATGCGCTGATCAACGAGACGCGGCGGCTCGGCGTTTCGATCCTGACCAAGCGCCGCGTGACGCGACTTGCTCGGCAGGAAGATGAGTCGCTGGCCGTCAGCGGACAATGGGGAGAGATTGTCTCGCCGCATGTGATCCTAGCGACCGGCGGCAAGAGCGTGCCGAAGACAGGCTCGGACGGATTTGGTTGGGAGCTGGCCAAGCGTCTCGGGCATACGCTGACTCCCCGCATCTTTCCGGCGCTCGTTCCTTTGGTCGCCGCCGACGATTGGCGCCCGAAAGAACTATCAGGCGTCAGTCTGCCGGCCGAACTTTCGGTCCATAGCGCCACCGGCAAACGCTTGACTACGGCATCTGGCGATCTGTTGTTTACGCATCGCGGGCTATCAGGCCCGGTGGTGTTGGACATCAGTCGACATTATCTGAACGCGCTGGAAGATGACGCCGCAGCGCAGTTGCGAGCCAACTGGCTTCCGGGAGAGAAGAGCGAAGATTTCGATGGCCAATTGCAAACGCTGGGCGCGGCGCTGGTGCGAAAATTTTTGCGTGAGAAACTCCCCGCGCGTCTGGCCGATTTGTTGCTAGAGCTGGCGGAAATTGACTTTGAACGAAGCGGCGATCAGTTGGATCGCGCGGCGCGACAACGACTCGTCCGGCTGACGACGGCCATGGAAACTCCGATCGTAGGAAACCGGGGCTTTGCCGTGTCTGAAGCGACGGCCGGCGGCGTTCCGTTGGATCAGATCCAATTGAAGACGATGGAGTCGCGGCTTTCTCCGGGCTTGTTTTTGTGCGGCGAAATCTGCGATGTCGATGGTCGGATCGGCGGCTTCAACTTCCAATGGGCCTGGTCAAGCGGGCATGTAGCGGGGGTTTCGGCTTAG
- a CDS encoding HDOD domain-containing protein — MSVATLKVLNEEALDILIQRIDEVSSLPQIAIQAMEIASAEESSASELTAIVECDVALSARILKLVNSSAFGLRNQVTNLQQAIAYLGMKQVRNLAITASVSELFLGGDAVGAYSRSGLWEHMVAVGIAARMFAKKHQIGDPEDAFIAGLLHDLGIVILDQFLNTRFAMMLNAMTSQQVQVRWEQQYFGFDHTQFGERIARHWKFPELVVDTIRYHHMAGVYRGEHSQMIKAVEMGNMAMNEVGITSLGAKYNRISMAALNGFDMTIGDLSRFAEEVKVELVKYQDWLVP, encoded by the coding sequence ATGTCGGTGGCGACGCTCAAAGTATTGAATGAAGAAGCGCTGGACATCTTGATCCAGCGGATCGATGAGGTCTCGTCACTTCCGCAAATTGCCATCCAAGCGATGGAGATCGCAAGCGCCGAAGAATCCAGCGCCTCAGAGCTGACGGCGATCGTCGAATGTGACGTTGCGTTGTCTGCACGCATCTTAAAGCTTGTTAATTCGTCCGCTTTCGGCTTGCGTAACCAAGTCACCAATCTACAGCAAGCGATCGCTTATCTGGGGATGAAACAGGTACGCAACTTGGCGATTACGGCAAGTGTTAGCGAGCTGTTTTTGGGGGGAGATGCGGTCGGCGCCTACAGTCGGTCGGGACTTTGGGAGCATATGGTCGCCGTAGGAATTGCGGCTCGAATGTTCGCCAAAAAACATCAGATCGGCGACCCGGAAGATGCGTTCATCGCCGGTCTGCTACATGATCTGGGGATCGTGATCCTCGATCAATTTCTGAATACGCGCTTCGCGATGATGCTGAACGCAATGACGTCGCAACAAGTGCAAGTACGCTGGGAGCAGCAATACTTTGGCTTTGATCACACCCAGTTCGGCGAGCGAATCGCACGGCACTGGAAGTTTCCGGAACTGGTGGTCGACACGATTCGTTACCACCACATGGCCGGCGTTTATCGAGGCGAACATTCGCAGATGATCAAAGCGGTCGAGATGGGCAACATGGCGATGAACGAAGTCGGGATTACATCGCTGGGCGCCAAGTACAATCGAATCTCGATGGCCGCGCTCAACGGCTTTGATATGACCATCGGCGATTTATCGCGCTTCGCGGAAGAGGTCAAAGTGGAGTTGGTGAAGTATCAGGATTGGTTGGTGCCCTAA
- a CDS encoding DUF1559 domain-containing protein: protein MRTRHAFTLVELLVVIAIIGVLIALLLPAVQQAREAARRMTCTNHLKQIGLAMHNYHDTHLSFPPAFGGQPVYRGWGWGVFIMPFVEQTALHDAIDPNENIFPTSVTSGSTGGDLRILMQTPITGYRCPSDIGPDINTNRGSFGTSNYVGVWGSSSTGGHHTDPGNGVLYNGSKTKFRDVTDGTTNVLLVGERAYNNKPHKGAIYGGVNSDVSAGWASVMWATYDSAAMRLNGTEAWAYSSHHPGGAQFVFCDGSVHFVSETVNGTTWQLLAERGSGIVKSDY from the coding sequence ATGAGAACTCGTCACGCATTTACTCTGGTCGAATTGCTGGTCGTGATTGCGATCATTGGCGTATTGATCGCGCTGCTGTTACCGGCGGTACAACAAGCCCGCGAAGCGGCGCGGCGGATGACCTGCACCAACCATCTGAAGCAGATCGGGTTGGCGATGCACAACTATCACGATACGCACTTGTCGTTTCCACCAGCCTTCGGCGGACAACCGGTCTATCGTGGCTGGGGTTGGGGCGTTTTTATTATGCCGTTTGTCGAACAAACCGCTCTCCATGACGCGATTGATCCCAATGAAAATATTTTTCCTACCAGCGTCACCTCTGGCAGCACCGGCGGCGATTTGCGGATCCTGATGCAAACGCCGATCACCGGCTATCGCTGTCCTTCCGACATTGGACCTGACATCAACACCAATCGCGGCAGCTTTGGCACTTCCAATTATGTCGGCGTCTGGGGATCCAGTAGTACCGGCGGTCACCATACCGATCCCGGCAATGGGGTTCTGTACAACGGAAGTAAGACAAAGTTTCGCGATGTGACCGACGGCACAACCAACGTCCTGCTGGTCGGTGAACGAGCCTACAACAACAAACCGCACAAGGGCGCCATCTACGGAGGCGTTAATTCGGACGTTTCCGCCGGCTGGGCGTCTGTCATGTGGGCGACCTACGATTCAGCCGCAATGCGTCTCAACGGCACCGAAGCTTGGGCCTATTCCAGCCATCATCCCGGCGGCGCCCAGTTCGTTTTCTGCGACGGCTCCGTCCACTTTGTGAGCGAAACCGTGAACGGAACAACCTGGCAATTACTCGCCGAGCGTGGTTCGGGAATTGTGAAAAGCGATTATTAA
- a CDS encoding leucine-rich repeat domain-containing protein encodes MPRPCRMLLWSVLLFSAVGCLPQDIPVAKKETFPLDPPAVERLGRLGAKISRSSNKAPIGMDLSRVVATDVDFRGLGEAVTLRKLSLQDVGMTDESASELADLTKLQSLDLRGVSITGDALRSIGQLTELERLLFRGQPIRDVDLAQLAPLTKLKLLGLDETEASAAGLEHLQSAQGLKELYLFRTPTVDEDLVVLTKFPALAKLRLRGTEVTGKGMAELAKIGSLEDLDVSETKVDDAGAAEIAKLSKLTDLNLWKTKVTDASLPDLAKLTTLERLNLDANNLTDANLAQLAAMPNLKWLHLGSTSVTDAGILELAKSKSLETLIVTRTKVTDDGAVAFAAAAPKITLQHIYQVEE; translated from the coding sequence ATGCCTCGTCCCTGCCGTATGTTGCTCTGGAGCGTTCTGTTGTTCTCGGCGGTCGGCTGTCTGCCGCAAGATATCCCGGTGGCGAAGAAAGAAACCTTTCCGCTTGATCCGCCTGCCGTGGAGCGATTGGGAAGATTGGGCGCGAAAATCTCGCGTTCCAGCAACAAAGCTCCGATTGGGATGGATCTGAGTCGCGTGGTTGCGACCGACGTCGACTTTCGTGGTTTGGGAGAAGCGGTCACGCTGCGCAAGTTGTCGTTACAGGATGTCGGGATGACCGACGAATCGGCGAGCGAATTGGCGGACTTGACGAAGCTCCAGTCGTTGGATTTGCGGGGAGTTTCGATCACCGGCGACGCGCTGCGATCGATTGGCCAGCTGACCGAACTGGAGCGTCTGCTTTTTCGTGGGCAGCCGATTCGGGACGTCGATTTGGCGCAGCTCGCACCGCTGACGAAGCTGAAGTTGTTAGGTCTGGATGAGACCGAAGCATCGGCGGCTGGGCTTGAGCATTTGCAAAGTGCTCAGGGACTGAAGGAACTGTATCTGTTCAGAACGCCGACGGTCGATGAGGATCTTGTGGTTTTGACCAAGTTTCCCGCTTTGGCGAAATTGCGTCTCCGCGGCACCGAAGTAACCGGCAAAGGAATGGCGGAGCTGGCGAAGATCGGCTCGCTGGAGGATCTGGACGTCAGTGAGACGAAAGTCGATGACGCTGGCGCCGCCGAGATCGCCAAGCTATCGAAGTTGACCGATCTGAATCTCTGGAAAACCAAGGTCACCGATGCGTCCCTACCCGACTTGGCGAAGCTGACGACGCTAGAGCGGCTGAATTTGGACGCCAATAATCTGACCGACGCCAATTTGGCGCAGCTGGCGGCGATGCCGAACTTGAAATGGCTGCATCTGGGATCGACTTCGGTCACCGACGCCGGAATCTTGGAATTGGCGAAGTCAAAATCGCTAGAAACGTTAATCGTCACCCGGACGAAAGTAACCGACGACGGAGCGGTCGCTTTTGCGGCGGCAGCTCCAAAGATCACGCTGCAACATATCTACCAGGTCGAAGAATAA
- a CDS encoding HPP family protein yields MSGSVRDVMTVKVHTATVGTHVKIVAELMARHNLRRIIIVDDKKRVMGVVSQRDVVRSMMKPEEPDELAREIQQLITRERPVTVSPEVPLAKAALVLATNKIGCLPVVGLRQELRGVLSTSDLIQHLADVQEGEVENAFRMYSPLNEAKVRIPAYIRKVNGDLVIPMNNIKNRKARLDRVVLGYDPPSGRILVKFVRGAAEDAIATKIADNNLVIPAHGFVRHFDLIGKSAAFDVADHNESKFLVLAPRQSGDNAPPAAGST; encoded by the coding sequence TTGAGCGGCTCTGTCCGTGATGTGATGACGGTCAAAGTGCATACCGCCACGGTGGGTACGCATGTGAAGATCGTTGCCGAGCTGATGGCGCGCCACAACCTTCGTCGCATCATCATTGTCGATGATAAGAAACGCGTGATGGGAGTCGTATCGCAACGCGACGTGGTTCGCTCGATGATGAAGCCGGAAGAGCCGGATGAACTGGCGCGAGAGATTCAACAGCTGATTACGCGCGAACGACCGGTGACAGTCTCGCCGGAAGTTCCCTTGGCCAAAGCGGCGCTTGTGCTGGCGACCAACAAGATCGGCTGTTTGCCGGTGGTTGGACTGCGACAAGAGCTGCGCGGCGTATTGAGTACGTCTGACTTGATTCAGCACCTGGCCGACGTGCAGGAAGGGGAAGTCGAAAACGCTTTCCGCATGTACTCTCCGTTGAACGAAGCGAAGGTCCGGATCCCGGCCTACATTCGCAAGGTGAACGGCGACCTGGTGATTCCGATGAACAACATCAAGAACCGCAAAGCTCGGCTCGATCGCGTGGTCCTCGGGTACGATCCGCCGAGCGGACGCATCCTGGTGAAGTTTGTCCGCGGCGCCGCCGAAGACGCGATCGCCACCAAGATCGCCGACAACAACTTGGTTATTCCGGCGCACGGCTTTGTGCGGCACTTCGACCTGATCGGCAAGTCGGCGGCGTTTGATGTCGCAGACCACAACGAGAGCAAGTTTCTAGTGCTCGCGCCGCGACAGTCCGGCGATAACGCGCCCCCGGCAGCTGGATCGACGTAG